The Myxococcales bacterium genome has a segment encoding these proteins:
- a CDS encoding NADH-quinone oxidoreductase subunit M produces MVTPVDSNIVSWVVFLPMFTALSLLGARVIASSIFNLDGLPSWSWRAIALLSSTITFVLAFVGLWQGFDPEITDYQMMERIGWMPSLGLNYFVGVDGISLVLVMLTTFVFPIAIVGSWKEVDQWLRSYSVFLLLLETGIIGALVSLNAIQLYFFWELTLISSFFILGRWGGADGLRAAVKYLVLGAAGFFLMLAATLVVYRLNLEQGGAGNFDLVRWIDVASPGFLDTRVPIGAAAGVTGDAGIDWWQTQSWLFFAFVLAFAVKIPLVPFHGWYNDAQCQGPTSGSVIVSALVLKLGIFAFLRIALPLFPHAAMESAPWLCGLALAGIAISGVFALAQRDVKRLLGYISLAHMSFIVLGICSLEHHAVVGAVVHMLSHGLCISVLFILIGFIVERRSTRELSQFGGLARPMPICAALFAIAILGQVGVPGTSGFVGSFLVFLGSFPIGGFTTLLALAGMALVACGLMGAAGRMMLGPIEQPENRGLIDLNLRERLVALSLIVPILWVGLYPNPILRRIEPPVSLLLNGMARAVADAPAPVPDVKPVDRVVEKIDEKIDEKINQDVFQEKVQDILEEMDKEPVPAMEVRP; encoded by the coding sequence GACGGCCTGCCGAGTTGGTCCTGGCGTGCGATCGCACTGCTGAGTTCCACGATCACTTTCGTGCTGGCGTTTGTGGGACTCTGGCAGGGATTCGATCCGGAAATCACCGACTATCAAATGATGGAGCGCATCGGCTGGATGCCCTCGTTGGGGCTCAACTACTTCGTCGGAGTCGACGGCATCAGCCTGGTGCTGGTCATGCTCACAACCTTCGTGTTTCCGATTGCGATCGTGGGTTCATGGAAAGAAGTCGATCAGTGGCTGAGAAGCTATTCGGTGTTTTTGCTCTTGCTGGAGACGGGGATCATTGGGGCATTGGTCTCGCTCAATGCTATTCAACTCTATTTTTTCTGGGAACTCACCCTGATCTCGAGTTTCTTCATCTTGGGTCGCTGGGGTGGAGCCGACGGTCTGCGCGCGGCGGTGAAGTACCTGGTCTTGGGTGCTGCGGGATTTTTCTTGATGCTGGCCGCGACTCTGGTCGTCTATAGACTCAATCTCGAGCAAGGCGGCGCGGGAAATTTTGATCTTGTGAGATGGATCGACGTGGCGTCTCCTGGATTTCTCGACACGCGTGTCCCGATCGGTGCCGCGGCCGGAGTCACCGGCGATGCTGGAATCGATTGGTGGCAGACGCAGTCGTGGCTGTTCTTCGCCTTTGTCCTGGCCTTTGCGGTCAAAATTCCGCTGGTCCCATTTCACGGCTGGTACAACGACGCCCAGTGCCAAGGCCCGACTTCGGGTTCGGTCATCGTATCCGCCCTGGTACTCAAGCTCGGAATCTTCGCGTTTCTTCGCATCGCGCTCCCGCTCTTTCCCCATGCAGCGATGGAATCTGCGCCGTGGCTGTGCGGCCTTGCTCTCGCGGGTATCGCCATCAGCGGCGTGTTCGCACTCGCGCAGCGAGATGTCAAACGTCTGCTGGGATACATATCCCTTGCGCATATGAGCTTCATTGTGCTCGGGATATGCAGTCTCGAACATCATGCGGTTGTGGGCGCTGTTGTCCACATGCTCAGCCATGGATTGTGCATCTCCGTGCTGTTCATCTTGATCGGCTTTATCGTTGAGCGCAGGTCGACCCGGGAGCTGTCGCAATTTGGTGGGCTGGCGAGACCGATGCCGATCTGCGCAGCGTTGTTCGCGATCGCGATCCTCGGCCAGGTCGGAGTACCGGGCACCAGCGGTTTCGTGGGCAGTTTTCTCGTCTTCCTGGGGAGTTTCCCGATCGGAGGGTTCACGACCCTTCTGGCACTCGCGGGGATGGCCTTGGTCGCCTGTGGGTTGATGGGCGCCGCTGGCAGGATGATGCTCGGCCCGATCGAGCAACCGGAAAATCGCGGCCTGATCGATTTGAATTTGCGCGAGCGACTGGTCGCGCTGTCGCTGATCGTCCCGATCCTGTGGGTCGGCCTGTACCCCAATCCCATTTTGAGACGAATAGAACCTCCGGTGAGCTTGCTGCTCAACGGAATGGCGCGCGCGGTCGCTGATGCGCCCGCCCCCGTGCCGGATGTCAAACCCGTGGATCGCGTAGTTGAGAAGATTGATGAGAAGATTGATGAGAAAATCAATCAGGACGTTTTTCAGGAAAAGGTTCAGGACATTCTCGAGGAAATGGATAAGGAACCTGTTCCGGCAATGGAAGTGCGGCCGTGA